The Procambarus clarkii isolate CNS0578487 chromosome 56, FALCON_Pclarkii_2.0, whole genome shotgun sequence genome includes a region encoding these proteins:
- the LOC138353259 gene encoding uncharacterized protein gives MAEEYILTHRPSARYVPKTYSRYPAKHKPEDRSAPRSVARPTSDSPRKIGPKRDVLCWTCGKRGHIAARCRGSTGTNPRREVMLMNSIVPPTSTLEKRKGLFAPYTSQGYVTSGLSSTPVVILRDSGAAQSLILATSLPEGISADEMQKVILGGFPSTLYVAPLVQVHLDSQHFKGECRLAVVDSLPIEGIDVILANDLALGLLPNCPLVMDNPGREETSPNPAVQTRSQARLHAPLDLNTLFDSPPIPQVTSSHTPVPPVQMPVPEHWTRAHLIEEQTKDPQVRKLADTVDSPAKGGDLYVWSSGVLCRRHPPKYPQSSAVGDQIVVPAVFRSKLLETAHANRFAGHGGISKTFQRLAKGFYWPHMKEDVRRFCKTCHACQVAGKANQPVPKAPLYPIPSIGEPFEHLILDIVGPLPPATSGVQYLVTILDRVSRYPEAIPLKTITARVLVKQLLWFISRYGLPKTIQTDQGSNFMSRLFRQQIADLGIRQVTSSAYHPESQGALERFHQTLKGMLRKFCYDRQSKWVEELPYLLFAVRSVPNESIGISPFEMIFGHSVRGPLEVARDPWLDAETNEDIVDWLSTNKGRLFSAWEMATRTLESTQRTIKNRYDRRTKQREFQVGDLVLVCTPTITGSLSARFVGPYPVVKKVTNLNYLLSTPDRRKKETLVHVNMIKRYEGRDTLPVTLVTTNDDLEEEEVVLTNSDILLNLQAKLTHVAEGHQSSLLQMIRQYKPIFDDVPGLTSVLRHDVELEEGVRPIKQHPYRLNPLKKRMVKKEVDYMLKHHLIAPSSSPWSSPILLVPKPGKKYRLCIDYRQVNKVTVADTYPLPRVEECLDAIGRARYLTKFDLFKGYWQVPLTDKAKPISAFVTPDGLFECQVMPFGMKNAASTFQRLMGIVLRDVENTLVYIDDVLIYDVDWQDHLRHIEDFFKAMLQSGLVVNLHKSEFARTSVIFLGHKVGGGWIAPKASKIEAIVQYPTPATRKDILRFLGMAGFYRKFVPNFSSIAAPLTDLLKKGVKLIWNENCQKAFENLKAILISAPILRSPSFEDRFILTVDASDYGLGSVLSQTDEKGVEHPVAYHSKKFTPSQLNYSVIEKETLALINSIQHFEVYLTSNGHPILVRTDHNPLKFLAQFRQKNLRLTRWSLHLQ, from the coding sequence atggctgaagagtatatcctgactcataggccatcTGCTAGGTACGTCCCGAAGACCTATTCAAGATATCCAGCCAAACATAAACCTGAAGATAGATCTGCCCCTCGAAGTGTCGCCAGGCCAACCTCAGATAGTCCTCGGAAGATTGGTCCTAAAAGGGATGTATTGTGTTGGACCTGCGGCAAGAGAGGACATATTGCTGCAAGGTGTCGTGGCAGTACAGGTACTAATCCCCGTAGGGAAGTCATGCTGATGAACAGTATAGTACCACCGACATCCACCCTAGAGAAGAGGAAAGGATTGTTCGCCCCATATACCTCCCAAGGATATGTAACCAGTGGCCTTTCAAGTACGCCTGTGGTAATACTTAGAGACAGTGGAGCGGCCCAGTCTCTGATTCTGGCAACATCATTACCCGAAGGTATATCGGCTGATGAGATGCAGAAGGTAATCCTGGGTGGATTCCCTTCCACCTTGTACGTTGCCCCATTGGTACAAGTGCATCTAGACTCTCAGCACTTCAAAGGTGAGTGTCGGTTGGCCGTGGTGGATAGTCTTCCCATAGAGGGGATTGACGTAATATTAGCCAATGACTTAGCCCTAGGATTATTACCCAACTGTCCCCTGGTAATGGATAATCCAGGACGTGAAGAGACCAGTCCCAACCCAGCAGTGCAAACCAGGTCTCAGGCGCGCCTCCATGCACCACTAGATCTAAACACTTTGTTTGACTCTCCTCCTATCCCGCAGGTTACAAGTAGCCATACACCAGTTCCGCCCGTCCAGATGCCGGTTCCTGAACACTGGACTCGAGCCCATCTGATAGAGGAACAGACGAAGGACCCTCAGGTACGGAAGTTGGCCGACACCGTAGACTCTCCTGCGAAAGGAGGGGATCTATATGTGTGGTCAAGTGGTGTACTGTGTCGCCGGCATCCTCCGAAATACCCCCAGTCAAGTGCGGTAGGTGATCAGATAGTCGTCCCAGCCGTGTTCAGATCTAAGCTGTTAGAAACAGCCCATGCTAATAGATTTGCTGGACATGGTGGGATCTCTAAGACTTTCCAACGCCTAGCCAAGGGCTTCTACTGGCCGCATATGAAGGAGGACGTACGTCGTTTCTGCAAGACCTGCCACGCCTGTCAGGTGGCCGGGAAAGCAAACCAGCCTGTCCCCAAAGCCCCTTTATACCCCATTCCATCAATAGGTGAGCCCTTCGAACACCTCATCTTGGATATAGTAGGCCCTCTTCCACCTGCTACCTCAGGAGTACAGTATTTGGTAACAATACTAGATCGGGTTAGTAGATACCCAGAAGCGATCCCCCTTAAGACCATCACAGCTAGGGTTTTGGTGAAACAACTGCTCTGGTTCATCTCACGATACGGTCTTCCCAAGACCATTCAGACGGACCAGGGATCTAATTTCATGTCCCGTTTGTTTCGCCAACAGATCGCCGACCTGGGAATCCGACAGGTAACCTCtagtgcctaccatcccgagtcTCAGGGAGCTTTGGAACGTTTTCACCAGACGTTGAAGGGCATGCTTCGGAAGTTTTGCTACGACAGGCAGAGTAAGTGGGTTGAAGAACTGCCCTACCTCCTATTTGCGGTAAGATCAGTACCCAATGAATCCATAGGAATCTCCCCATTCGAGATGATCTTTGGTCACTCAGTAAGAGGTCCCTTAGAGGTGGCACGAGACCCTTGGCTGGACGCAGAAACCAACGAGGATATTGTGGACTGGTTGTCTACAAATAAAGGACGGCTGTTCTCAGCCTGGGAGATGGCTACTAGGACCTTAGAAAGTACACAAAGAACTATCAAGAACAGGTATGATAGGAGGACCAAGCAAAGGGAGTTCCAAGTAGGCGATCTGGTTTTGGTATGTACTCCTACAATAACTGGAAGTTTGAGCGCCAGATTCGTAGGTCCCTATCCGGTTGTAAAGAAGGTTACTAACCTCAATTACCTTCTGAGTACTCCAGACCGTCGTAAGAAAGAAACTCTGGTTCATGTTAATATGATCAAGAGATACGAGGGGCGGGATACACTCCCCGTAACCTTAGTGACCACTAATGACGAccttgaggaggaagaggtggtgttGACTAACTCAGACATTCTGTTAAACTTGCAGGCAAAGTTGACACACGTGGCCGAAGGACATCAATCATCATTGCTGCAGATGATCCGGCAATACAAGCCTATCTTCGACGATGTTCCAGGATTAACATCTGTCTTGAGGCATGATGTCGAGCTGGAGGAAGGCGTCCGACCTATAAAGCAACACCCGTACCGTCTCAACCCACTGAAGAAACGGATGGTGAAAAAGGAGGTAGATTACATGCTGAAACACCATCTGATAGCCCCGAGCTCGAGCCCATGGTCATCCCCGATACTACTAGTGCCCAAACCTGGTAAGAAATACCGTCTTTGTATTGATTATCGCCAGGTGAATAAGGTCACTGTAGCAGATACTTACCCGCTCCCCAGAGTAGAGGAATGTCTGGATGCCATAGGTAGAGCCCGGTACCTGACAAAATTTGACCTGTTCAAAGGCTATTGGCAAGTTCCCCTCACGGACAAAGCCAAACCCATATCAGCATTTGTGACTCCCGACGGgctgtttgaatgtcaggtgatgccattcgggatgaaaaacgcagcctccactttccagagactgatgggtattgtgttgcgtgacgtggaaaacaccttagtctacatcgatgatgtattaatatatgatgtaGATTGGCAGGATCATCTGCGTCACATAGAGGATTTCTTCAAGGCCATGCTCCAGTCAGGATTGGTGGTCAACCTGCATAAATCGGAGTTTGCCAGAACCTCTGTCATCTTCCTAGGTCATAAGGttggaggaggatggattgcgccGAAGGCCAGCAAGATCGAGGCAATAGTCCAGTATCCTACGCCAGCTACCAGGAAGGACATCTTGCGTTTCCTTGGTATGGCTGGGTTTTATCGTAAGTTTGTCCCTAATTTTTCCTCCATCGCCGCCCCCCTGACCGATCTGTTGAAGAAGGGGGTAAAGTTAATATGGAATGAGAATTGCCAGAAGGCATTCGAGAATCTCAAAGCAATTCTGATCTCTGCTCCAATCCTCAGGTCCCCGAGCTTTGAGGATAGATTCATCCTGACGGTCGACGCCTCTGACTATGGCCTGGGCTCCGTTTTATCCCAGACGGACGAGAAGGGGGTGGAACATCCGGTGGCCTATCATTCTAAGAAGTTCACCCCCAGCCAGCTGAATTACTCGGTCATAGAAAAGGAAACGTTGGCCTTGATTAATTCCATCCAGCACTTTGAGGTGTATCTAACAAGCAATGGTCATCCTATATTAGTACGGACCGACCATAATCCTCTAAAGTTCCTGGCTCAGTTTAGGCAAAAGAACCTCAGGCTCACCAGATGGAGTCTCCATCTGCAGTAA